In Serratia sp. FDAARGOS_506, a genomic segment contains:
- a CDS encoding NAD(P)H nitroreductase — protein MDALDLLLNRRSASRLAEPAPAGEVRQNIINAGLRAPDHGALQPWRFVMIENQGLERFSQLLQAAAKQDQLDEAAIEKATKAPFRAPLIITVIAHCTEETKVPRWEQVVSAGCAVQAMQMAALAQGFNGIWRTGAWTEHALVREAFGCREQDEIVGFLYLGTPQLKAATKVTPPDSTPFVSYF, from the coding sequence ATGGATGCTCTGGATCTTTTATTGAATCGCCGCTCGGCTTCGCGCCTGGCGGAACCGGCGCCGGCGGGGGAAGTGCGCCAAAATATCATCAACGCGGGTCTGCGTGCGCCCGATCACGGTGCGCTGCAGCCGTGGCGTTTCGTGATGATCGAAAATCAGGGCCTGGAGCGCTTCAGCCAGCTGCTGCAGGCGGCGGCGAAGCAGGATCAACTGGACGAAGCGGCGATCGAAAAGGCCACCAAGGCACCGTTCCGCGCACCGCTGATCATCACCGTCATCGCCCATTGTACTGAAGAGACCAAGGTGCCGCGCTGGGAGCAGGTGGTTTCCGCCGGTTGCGCGGTGCAGGCGATGCAGATGGCGGCGCTGGCGCAGGGCTTTAACGGCATCTGGCGCACCGGCGCCTGGACCGAACATGCGTTGGTGCGCGAAGCCTTCGGCTGCCGCGAGCAGGACGAGATCGTCGGCTTCCTCTATCTGGGCACGCCGCAGTTGAAGGCCGCCACCAAGGTGACACCGCCGGACAGCACGCCTTTCGTCAGCTATTTCTGA
- a CDS encoding MipA/OmpV family protein produces MEKEPVKISKLKTLAIIASAMVCAQSAQAGTWSLGAAALVSPDAYRGYQDRVYPVPVINYEGDDFYFRTLTAGYYLWKDQENQLSIMGYYTPWGYRPGDSDDDRMKRLDKRRGTLMAGLAYSHNAEWGTLRTTFTGDTLNNSNGLVGDVAYLYKFDLDALTLVPGVGVMWNSKNQNKYYYGVSANESRRSGLDSYTPGDSWAPYLELSANYQINKSWNAFFVGRYVKLSDEVKDSPMVDKSYTGLLMTGVSYTF; encoded by the coding sequence ATGGAAAAAGAACCAGTGAAGATTTCAAAACTTAAAACGCTAGCAATTATCGCTTCCGCAATGGTTTGTGCGCAAAGTGCTCAGGCGGGAACCTGGTCACTCGGCGCTGCCGCGCTGGTTAGCCCGGACGCGTATCGCGGTTATCAGGACCGCGTTTATCCGGTGCCCGTCATCAACTATGAAGGTGACGATTTCTACTTCCGTACTCTGACCGCGGGTTACTACCTGTGGAAAGATCAAGAAAATCAGCTGAGCATCATGGGTTACTACACGCCATGGGGCTACCGTCCTGGCGACAGCGACGACGATCGCATGAAGCGTCTCGACAAACGCCGTGGCACGCTGATGGCCGGCCTGGCCTATTCGCACAACGCAGAGTGGGGCACCCTCCGCACTACCTTCACCGGTGACACGCTGAACAACAGCAATGGTCTGGTGGGCGATGTGGCTTACCTGTACAAGTTTGATCTGGACGCACTGACGCTGGTCCCAGGCGTGGGCGTGATGTGGAACAGCAAAAACCAGAACAAATATTACTATGGCGTCAGCGCCAATGAATCTCGCCGCAGCGGCCTGGACAGCTACACCCCAGGCGATAGCTGGGCGCCGTATCTTGAACTGAGCGCCAATTACCAGATCAACAAAAGCTGGAACGCCTTCTTCGTCGGTCGCTATGTGAAGTTGTCTGATGAAGTGAAAGACAGCCCGATGGTGGATAAATCCTACACCGGTTTGTTGATGACGGGTGTGAGCTACACCTTCTAA
- the gapA gene encoding glyceraldehyde-3-phosphate dehydrogenase: MTIKVGINGFGRIGRIVFRAAQERSDIEIVAINDLLDAEYMAYMLKYDSTHGRFNGTVEVKDGHLVVNGKTIRVTAEKDPANLKWNEVGVDVVAEATGIFLTDETARKHITAGAKKVVLTGPSKDATPMFVRGANFDKYAGQDIVSNASCTTNCLAPLAKVINDNFGIVEGLMTTVHATTATQKTVDGPSHKDWRGGRGASQNIIPSSTGAAKAVGVVLPELKGKLTGMAFRVPTPNVSVVDLTVRLEKAATYEEIKKAIKDAAEGSMKGVLGYVEDDVVSTDFNGEVLTSVFDAKAGIALNDNFVKLVSWYDNETGYSNKVLDLIAHISK; encoded by the coding sequence ATGACTATCAAAGTAGGTATCAACGGTTTTGGCCGTATCGGTCGCATTGTTTTCCGTGCTGCTCAAGAGCGTTCTGACATCGAGATCGTTGCAATCAACGACCTGTTGGACGCAGAGTACATGGCCTACATGCTGAAGTATGACTCTACTCACGGCCGTTTCAACGGTACGGTAGAAGTTAAAGACGGCCACCTGGTTGTTAACGGCAAAACCATCCGTGTTACCGCAGAGAAAGACCCGGCTAACCTGAAGTGGAACGAAGTGGGTGTTGACGTGGTTGCTGAAGCGACCGGTATCTTCCTGACCGACGAAACCGCGCGTAAACACATCACCGCTGGCGCTAAAAAAGTGGTTCTGACTGGCCCATCCAAAGATGCGACCCCAATGTTCGTTCGCGGCGCTAACTTTGACAAATATGCCGGCCAGGACATCGTTTCCAACGCCTCTTGCACCACCAACTGCCTGGCACCACTGGCTAAAGTCATCAACGACAACTTCGGTATCGTAGAAGGCCTGATGACCACCGTTCACGCGACCACCGCAACTCAAAAAACCGTTGATGGCCCGTCTCACAAAGACTGGCGCGGCGGCCGCGGCGCATCCCAGAACATCATCCCTTCTTCTACCGGCGCAGCGAAAGCGGTTGGCGTGGTTCTGCCAGAGCTGAAAGGCAAACTGACCGGTATGGCGTTCCGCGTACCGACTCCTAACGTATCCGTTGTTGACCTGACCGTGCGTCTGGAAAAAGCGGCTACCTACGAAGAAATCAAGAAAGCCATCAAAGACGCCGCTGAAGGTTCTATGAAAGGCGTTCTGGGCTACGTTGAAGACGACGTGGTTTCCACCGATTTCAACGGCGAAGTGCTGACTTCCGTGTTCGATGCCAAAGCCGGTATCGCACTGAACGACAACTTCGTGAAACTGGTTTCCTGGTACGACAACGAAACCGGTTATTCCAACAAGGTTCTGGACCTGATCGCTCACATCTCCAAGTAA
- the ansA gene encoding asparaginase, translating into MQKKSIYVAYTGGTIGMQRSDHGYIPVSGHLQRQLALMPEFHRPEMPDFTIHEYAPLIDSSDMTPEDWQHIADDIKQNYDRYDGFVILHGTDTMAFTASALSFMLENLAKPVIVTGSQIPLAELRSDGQTNLLNALYLAANHPVNEVSLFFNNKLFRGNRTTKAHADGFDAFASPNLPPLLEAGIHIRRQHGIDSPACNGALRVHDITPQPIGVVTIYPGISGAVVRNFLLQPVKALILRSYGVGNAPQKAELIDELRAASERGIVVVNLTQCISGRVNMEGYATGNALAHAGVISGFDMTVEAALTKLHYLLSQPLTPEQIRALMQQDLRGELSING; encoded by the coding sequence ATGCAAAAGAAATCCATTTACGTCGCCTACACCGGCGGCACCATCGGCATGCAGCGCTCCGATCACGGCTACATCCCGGTTTCCGGTCACCTGCAGCGCCAGCTGGCGCTGATGCCTGAATTCCATCGCCCGGAGATGCCCGATTTCACCATTCATGAATACGCACCACTGATCGACTCTTCGGACATGACGCCGGAAGACTGGCAGCACATCGCCGACGACATCAAGCAGAACTACGATCGCTACGACGGCTTCGTAATCCTGCACGGCACCGACACTATGGCGTTCACCGCGTCGGCGCTCTCCTTCATGCTGGAAAACCTGGCTAAACCGGTGATCGTCACCGGCTCGCAAATTCCGCTGGCGGAGCTGCGTTCCGATGGCCAGACTAACCTGCTCAACGCGCTGTATTTGGCGGCCAACCATCCGGTGAACGAAGTCAGCCTGTTCTTCAACAACAAGCTGTTCCGCGGCAACCGCACCACCAAAGCGCACGCCGACGGCTTCGACGCTTTCGCCTCTCCGAATCTGCCGCCGCTGCTGGAAGCCGGTATTCACATTCGTCGCCAGCACGGCATCGACAGCCCGGCTTGCAACGGCGCACTGCGGGTGCACGACATCACGCCACAGCCGATCGGCGTAGTCACCATCTACCCGGGCATTTCCGGCGCGGTAGTGCGTAATTTCCTGCTGCAGCCGGTCAAAGCGCTGATTCTACGCTCCTACGGCGTCGGCAACGCACCGCAAAAGGCCGAGTTGATCGACGAGTTGCGTGCGGCCTCCGAACGCGGCATCGTGGTGGTCAACCTGACGCAATGTATCTCCGGGCGCGTCAATATGGAAGGCTACGCCACCGGCAACGCGCTGGCGCACGCCGGGGTGATCAGCGGTTTCGACATGACGGTGGAAGCCGCCCTGACCAAATTGCACTATCTGTTGAGCCAGCCGCTGACGCCGGAACAAATCCGCGCCCTGATGCAGCAGGACCTGCGCGGTGAACTGAGTATCAACGGTTAA
- a CDS encoding glycoside hydrolase family 18 protein yields MKITRKLLPLLAAVQLAMAGASTAQAAYLSVGYFNGGGDVTAGPGGDIDKLDVTQITHLNYSFGLIYNDEKDEINAALKDPARRHQIYLSPKVMADLERLPTLRKQNPELKVLLSVGGWGAQGFSAAAATAENRAIFIRSALQVIAQYQLDGIDLDWEYPVNGAWGLVESQPADRDNFTLLLKELHQALGKGKLLTIAVGANVKSPQEWVDVKSIAPYLDYINLMTYDMAYGTQYFNANLYDSKRWPTVAAADRYSADFVVKNYLAAGLKPAQMNLGIGFYGRVPKRATEAGIDWDKPDAAKHPVTQPYFSAREIAQFNALGLDLGKDTYFKYHDIVSKLLNDPQHRFHEHWDDDAKVPYLTLQSAEGKPLFAISYENPRSVAIKAEYIKSQGLGGAMFWEYGADDNNRLAQQLAESLGIKGEKR; encoded by the coding sequence ATGAAAATAACCCGAAAACTGCTGCCTTTGCTGGCGGCGGTGCAGTTGGCTATGGCCGGCGCAAGCACGGCCCAGGCGGCGTATCTCTCCGTCGGTTACTTCAACGGCGGCGGCGACGTCACCGCCGGTCCCGGTGGCGACATCGACAAGCTGGACGTCACGCAAATCACCCACCTCAACTATTCTTTTGGCCTGATCTACAACGACGAGAAAGACGAAATCAATGCGGCGCTGAAAGACCCCGCTCGCCGCCACCAGATCTACCTGTCGCCGAAGGTAATGGCCGATCTGGAACGGCTGCCGACGCTGCGCAAGCAGAACCCCGAGCTGAAAGTGCTTCTGTCGGTCGGCGGCTGGGGCGCACAGGGCTTCTCCGCCGCTGCGGCAACTGCGGAAAACCGGGCGATATTCATCCGCTCCGCGCTGCAGGTGATCGCACAGTATCAACTGGATGGCATCGATCTGGACTGGGAATATCCGGTGAACGGCGCCTGGGGGCTGGTGGAAAGCCAACCGGCAGACCGCGACAACTTCACCCTGCTGCTGAAAGAGCTTCACCAGGCGCTGGGTAAAGGCAAGCTGTTAACTATCGCCGTCGGGGCCAACGTCAAAAGCCCGCAGGAATGGGTCGATGTGAAAAGCATTGCCCCTTACCTCGACTACATCAATCTGATGACCTACGACATGGCTTACGGCACGCAGTATTTCAATGCCAACCTGTACGATTCAAAGCGTTGGCCAACCGTGGCGGCCGCCGACCGTTACAGCGCCGATTTCGTGGTAAAGAATTATCTGGCTGCCGGACTGAAACCGGCGCAAATGAATCTGGGCATCGGTTTCTACGGTCGGGTGCCGAAGCGGGCGACCGAGGCGGGCATCGACTGGGACAAGCCGGACGCCGCCAAACATCCGGTGACGCAGCCTTATTTCAGTGCGCGCGAAATCGCCCAGTTCAACGCGCTGGGGCTGGATCTCGGCAAAGACACCTACTTCAAATACCACGATATCGTCAGCAAATTGCTCAACGATCCGCAGCATCGTTTTCACGAACACTGGGATGACGACGCCAAGGTACCTTACCTGACGCTGCAATCCGCCGAAGGCAAACCCCTGTTCGCCATCTCCTACGAGAACCCGCGTTCGGTGGCCATCAAAGCCGAGTACATCAAAAGCCAGGGATTGGGCGGTGCGATGTTCTGGGAATACGGCGCGGACGACAACAACCGGCTGGCGCAGCAGCTGGCAGAATCGCTAGGGATTAAGGGCGAGAAACGGTAA
- a CDS encoding YeaC family protein has protein sequence MDVKDLIAAMTPEIYQRLVQAVELGKWPDGVALTPEQKENSLQAVMLWQSMNNVDPQHMSIGTDGQIVMKSKQELKQQFVAEPLVKLKPQ, from the coding sequence ATGGACGTGAAAGATCTGATTGCGGCGATGACGCCCGAGATATACCAGCGCCTGGTGCAGGCGGTTGAGCTGGGCAAATGGCCGGACGGCGTGGCGCTGACGCCGGAGCAGAAAGAAAACAGCCTGCAGGCAGTGATGCTGTGGCAGTCGATGAACAACGTCGATCCGCAGCATATGAGCATCGGCACCGACGGGCAGATCGTGATGAAGAGCAAGCAAGAGCTGAAGCAGCAGTTCGTCGCCGAGCCGTTGGTGAAACTCAAGCCGCAGTAA
- the pncA gene encoding bifunctional nicotinamidase/pyrazinamidase, with translation MKTALLLIDLQNDFCPGGALAVTAGDAVIPVANQAIAASLARGEPVVASQDWHPANHRSFAVNSHTQVGTLGELEGLPQVWWPVHCVQESHGADFHPQLQRQHINAVFRKGQDTDIDSYSAFFDNGHRAQTELHNWLQSQGVQRLAIMGLATDYCVKFSVLDALAAGYPTQVIVDGCRGVNLQPDDSERALQGMARAGAQLVTLSQFLAN, from the coding sequence ATGAAAACGGCCCTGTTGTTGATCGATCTGCAAAATGATTTCTGCCCCGGCGGCGCGCTGGCGGTCACGGCAGGCGACGCCGTCATCCCGGTCGCCAATCAGGCGATCGCCGCCAGTCTGGCGCGGGGCGAGCCGGTAGTCGCCAGCCAGGACTGGCACCCCGCCAATCATCGCAGCTTTGCGGTGAACTCCCATACGCAGGTCGGTACCCTCGGCGAGCTGGAAGGTCTACCGCAGGTGTGGTGGCCGGTGCACTGCGTGCAAGAGAGCCACGGCGCCGATTTTCACCCTCAGCTGCAACGGCAACACATCAATGCCGTCTTTCGCAAAGGCCAGGATACGGATATCGACAGCTACAGCGCGTTTTTCGATAACGGCCACCGGGCTCAGACCGAGCTGCACAACTGGCTGCAATCACAAGGCGTCCAGCGGCTGGCAATCATGGGCCTGGCGACCGACTACTGCGTGAAGTTCAGCGTGCTGGATGCGCTGGCTGCCGGCTATCCAACGCAAGTGATCGTCGACGGCTGCCGCGGCGTTAATCTGCAGCCGGACGACAGCGAGCGGGCGCTGCAGGGCATGGCGCGCGCAGGCGCACAACTGGTTACCCTGTCACAATTTCTCGCCAACTAA
- a CDS encoding D-hexose-6-phosphate mutarotase, translated as MNEKIFTLPVSEQISPYISQRQLDELGVVVVSHPKVRAAVALQGAHLLAWQPSGEQPVIWLSNNTPFAKGKAIRGGVPICWPWFGPVAQPSHGFARNQPWSLTAHDEDDNGVILTFTLKDNEQTRKLWPHAFTLIARFKLGEECEIELESHGEYQATAALHSYFQVGDIDRVSVAGLGEPYIDKVAGGAEARQTGEVTFVGQTDRVYTRPEAFSLIRDPALARTIEVHHHHMSDVIAWNPGVELSCSMGDMPNDGYKTMVCVETGRVSKPLVAAGEQPARLGVTFRSRKQA; from the coding sequence ATGAACGAGAAAATTTTCACCCTGCCCGTTTCCGAACAGATTTCGCCTTACATCAGCCAGCGTCAACTCGATGAGCTGGGCGTGGTTGTGGTCTCGCACCCTAAAGTGCGTGCGGCCGTCGCGCTGCAAGGCGCCCATTTGCTGGCCTGGCAGCCAAGCGGTGAGCAGCCGGTGATTTGGCTCAGCAATAACACCCCATTCGCCAAAGGCAAGGCCATCCGCGGCGGCGTGCCGATCTGCTGGCCGTGGTTCGGCCCGGTAGCGCAACCGTCTCACGGTTTTGCCCGCAACCAGCCCTGGAGCCTGACAGCGCACGATGAAGATGACAACGGCGTCATCCTGACCTTCACGCTGAAAGACAATGAGCAGACCCGCAAACTGTGGCCGCACGCCTTCACATTGATTGCCCGTTTCAAGCTGGGTGAAGAGTGCGAGATCGAACTGGAATCGCACGGCGAGTATCAAGCCACAGCAGCGCTGCACAGCTACTTCCAGGTGGGCGACATCGACCGGGTTAGCGTGGCGGGCCTGGGCGAGCCTTATATCGACAAGGTAGCGGGTGGCGCAGAGGCGCGCCAGACAGGCGAAGTGACCTTCGTCGGCCAAACCGACCGCGTCTACACTCGCCCCGAGGCATTCAGCCTGATCCGCGATCCGGCGCTCGCACGCACCATCGAGGTTCATCACCATCATATGAGTGACGTTATCGCCTGGAACCCGGGTGTAGAACTCTCATGCAGCATGGGGGATATGCCGAACGACGGCTACAAAACCATGGTCTGCGTTGAGACCGGGCGCGTCAGCAAACCGCTGGTCGCCGCCGGCGAACAGCCTGCTCGTTTGGGTGTTACCTTCCGCAGCCGTAAGCAGGCTTGA
- the msrB gene encoding peptide-methionine (R)-S-oxide reductase MsrB has product MAKETTPGHPVTELNEIQRYVTQQRGTEAPFSGKLLHNKREGVYHCLCCNQPLFYSETKYDSGCGWPSFYEPVSADAIRYLDDNSHNMHRVEIRCGHCDAHLGHVFPDGPQPTGDRYCVNSASLSFTDGENGDQTAG; this is encoded by the coding sequence ATGGCTAAAGAGACAACCCCCGGTCATCCGGTCACGGAACTGAATGAAATCCAACGTTATGTGACACAACAGCGTGGCACCGAAGCGCCGTTCAGCGGCAAATTGCTGCACAACAAGCGCGAGGGCGTGTACCATTGTCTGTGCTGTAACCAGCCGCTGTTCTATTCCGAAACCAAGTATGATTCTGGCTGCGGCTGGCCGAGCTTTTATGAGCCGGTTTCCGCCGATGCAATCCGTTATCTCGATGATAATTCACATAATATGCATCGTGTTGAAATCCGCTGCGGCCACTGTGATGCGCACCTGGGGCACGTTTTCCCCGATGGCCCGCAACCGACCGGCGACCGCTATTGTGTCAACTCCGCCTCACTGAGTTTCACCGATGGCGAAAATGGCGACCAAACGGCCGGTTAA
- the sppA gene encoding signal peptide peptidase SppA, whose translation MRTLWQIIAGIFRWTWRLLNFIRELILNLFLVLLILVGVGIYLSFQSSSTSTAPARGALLVDLSGVVVDQPSVNNRVRQWGRELLGASSSRLQENSLFDVVDSIRKAKDDKNITGMVLQLNDFAGADQPSLRYIGKALREFRDSGKPIFAIGDSYNQTQYFLASYANKIYLSPQGAVDLHGFATNNLYYKSLLDMLKVTTNIFRVGTYKSAVEPLIRDDMSPAAREADSRWIGGLWQNYLETVAANRQLTPQQLFPGAAGVLSGLQAAGGDTARYALDNKLVDELASRTAIENQLVKAFGWDKQANDFNATSIYDYQPKPDANQGGKIAVVFANGAIMDGPQTPGNVGGDTTAAELRQARLDPAIKAVVFRVNSPGGSVSASEVIRSELAAVRAAGKPVVVSMGGMAASGGYWVSTPADYIIASPSTLTGSIGIFGIINTYEKTLDTLGVHTDGVATSPLADIAVTKALPQEFSQMMQLNIENGYKNFLELVAKSRKMTPQQVDQIAQGHVWLGSDAKANGLVDQLGDFDDAVKKAAELAKLQQWQLDWFVDTPSLSDMVLSQFGVSIHALLPAAIQAMLPAPLVSVANAVKEQPGLFNNLNDPQNRYAICLTCGEVR comes from the coding sequence ATGCGCACATTGTGGCAAATTATTGCCGGCATTTTCCGGTGGACATGGCGTCTGCTGAATTTTATCAGGGAACTGATCCTTAACCTGTTCCTGGTATTGCTGATCCTGGTTGGGGTCGGCATCTATCTGTCCTTCCAAAGTTCCTCCACCTCGACGGCCCCGGCACGCGGCGCGCTGCTGGTCGACTTAAGCGGCGTGGTGGTCGATCAGCCTTCGGTAAACAACCGGGTACGGCAATGGGGCCGCGAGCTGTTGGGTGCCTCCAGCAGCCGCCTGCAGGAAAACTCGCTGTTCGACGTGGTGGACAGCATCCGCAAAGCCAAAGACGACAAAAACATTACCGGCATGGTGTTGCAGCTGAATGACTTCGCCGGTGCCGATCAGCCGTCGCTGCGTTATATCGGCAAGGCGCTGCGCGAATTCCGCGACAGCGGCAAGCCAATCTTCGCCATCGGCGACAGCTACAATCAGACGCAATATTTCCTGGCCAGCTACGCCAACAAAATCTACCTGTCGCCTCAGGGCGCGGTCGATCTGCACGGTTTCGCCACCAACAATCTTTACTACAAATCGTTGTTGGACATGCTTAAGGTCACTACCAATATCTTCCGTGTCGGCACCTATAAATCGGCGGTCGAGCCGCTGATCCGCGATGATATGTCCCCAGCGGCGCGCGAAGCGGACAGCCGCTGGATCGGCGGTCTGTGGCAGAACTATCTGGAGACCGTGGCGGCCAACCGTCAGCTGACGCCGCAGCAGCTGTTCCCGGGCGCCGCCGGCGTGCTGAGCGGCCTGCAGGCGGCCGGTGGCGACACCGCCCGCTATGCGCTGGACAATAAGCTGGTAGATGAGCTGGCGTCGCGCACCGCGATCGAGAATCAGCTGGTCAAGGCCTTCGGCTGGGATAAGCAGGCGAACGATTTCAACGCCACCAGCATCTACGACTACCAACCGAAGCCCGATGCCAACCAAGGCGGCAAGATCGCCGTGGTGTTCGCCAACGGCGCCATCATGGACGGCCCGCAGACGCCGGGCAACGTCGGTGGCGATACCACCGCCGCCGAGCTGCGTCAGGCACGTCTGGATCCGGCCATCAAGGCCGTGGTGTTCCGCGTCAACAGCCCGGGCGGCAGCGTCAGCGCGTCCGAAGTGATCCGCTCCGAACTGGCCGCCGTGCGCGCCGCCGGCAAACCGGTGGTCGTGTCGATGGGCGGCATGGCCGCATCAGGCGGCTACTGGGTTTCGACGCCGGCCGACTACATCATCGCCAGCCCGAGCACCCTGACCGGTTCCATCGGCATTTTCGGCATAATCAACACCTATGAGAAAACCCTGGATACGCTGGGCGTGCACACCGACGGCGTGGCGACCTCACCGCTGGCCGACATTGCGGTCACCAAGGCGTTGCCGCAGGAGTTCTCGCAGATGATGCAGTTGAACATCGAAAACGGGTATAAGAACTTCCTCGAGTTGGTCGCCAAATCACGCAAGATGACCCCGCAACAGGTCGATCAAATCGCCCAAGGCCACGTCTGGCTCGGCAGTGACGCCAAGGCTAACGGCCTGGTCGATCAGTTGGGCGATTTCGACGACGCGGTGAAGAAAGCCGCCGAGCTGGCCAAGCTGCAGCAGTGGCAGCTCGACTGGTTCGTCGATACCCCAAGCCTGAGCGATATGGTGCTCAGCCAGTTCGGCGTTTCCATTCACGCCCTGCTGCCGGCGGCGATTCAGGCCATGTTGCCCGCTCCACTGGTCTCGGTCGCCAATGCGGTGAAAGAACAGCCGGGCTTGTTCAATAACCTGAACGATCCGCAGAACCGTTATGCGATCTGCCTCACCTGCGGAGAAGTCCGCTAA